A genomic stretch from Oleomonas cavernae includes:
- a CDS encoding DUF805 domain-containing protein produces MSLGTVLFSFSGRLNRLPWWLSAIGLAVAQWVLLFVLMKALGVEMVETTTATSYSVQADMSTMSPAAMTVFGIVGLVFLWPGLAIAIKRWHDRGKSGWWVLIILIPIVGVIWALVENGFLRGTVGPNQYGPDPLGA; encoded by the coding sequence ATGAGCCTAGGCACAGTGCTGTTCTCGTTTTCGGGCCGCCTCAACCGGCTGCCCTGGTGGCTGAGTGCGATCGGCCTTGCCGTCGCCCAGTGGGTGCTGCTTTTCGTCCTGATGAAGGCCCTGGGCGTGGAGATGGTGGAAACCACCACCGCCACCAGCTACAGCGTCCAAGCCGACATGAGCACCATGAGCCCGGCCGCCATGACGGTGTTCGGCATCGTCGGGCTGGTCTTCCTGTGGCCGGGGCTGGCGATCGCCATCAAGCGCTGGCACGACCGCGGCAAGAGCGGCTGGTGGGTGCTGATCATCCTGATCCCGATCGTCGGCGTCATCTGGGCCCTGGTCGAGAACGGCTTCCTGCGCGGTACGGTCGGCCCCAATCAATACGGCCCCGACCCGCTGGGCGCCTGA
- a CDS encoding DUF445 domain-containing protein yields MGLGEFFAELYARPDFWGFVSIPVVAAVVTWAHVWMAIKMVFYPIHFVGVLPPYLGWQGVVPRKGRKMSTILVDKTLAKIGTLSDFMRQMEPDKISEQVSKVVAARIEDYVDDLMGEQSPVLWANLPRLIRNRVYNHARAQLSRVMGELMDDIINNVEDLVDIREMIGNQVELDRGLVVRMFVEVGAKELDFVVRISFWIGLVFGLLQMVLFYFIPAHWLLPAYAAILGFLTNWIALSMVFRPLHPLKIGPWKFQGVFLTRQAEIADKFAELAATEMLTIGAITREILVGKHAGRTKILIKRHLAPMLESPVVRTTLQLAMGPDGYAGLKTSIAEKSPAMALEPLEDVAFNKDRAKFLARFLAARTRLLSPEEFQDLLRPAFQEDEWIFFVLGAVTGFAAGSAQLALGFQ; encoded by the coding sequence ATGGGCCTGGGCGAATTCTTTGCCGAGCTTTACGCTCGGCCGGACTTTTGGGGGTTCGTCAGCATTCCGGTCGTGGCCGCGGTCGTCACCTGGGCGCATGTCTGGATGGCGATCAAGATGGTCTTCTATCCCATCCATTTCGTCGGCGTGTTGCCGCCCTACCTCGGCTGGCAGGGCGTGGTGCCGCGCAAGGGCCGCAAGATGTCGACCATCCTGGTCGACAAGACCCTGGCCAAGATCGGCACGCTCAGCGATTTCATGCGCCAGATGGAGCCTGACAAGATCTCCGAGCAGGTCTCCAAGGTGGTCGCCGCCCGCATCGAGGATTATGTCGACGACCTGATGGGCGAGCAGAGCCCGGTCCTGTGGGCGAACCTGCCGCGTCTCATCCGCAACCGCGTCTATAACCATGCCCGCGCCCAGCTCTCGCGCGTGATGGGCGAGCTGATGGACGACATCATCAACAATGTCGAGGACCTGGTCGATATCCGCGAGATGATCGGCAATCAGGTCGAGTTGGACCGTGGCCTGGTGGTGCGCATGTTCGTCGAGGTCGGCGCCAAGGAGCTGGATTTCGTCGTCCGCATCAGCTTCTGGATCGGCCTGGTCTTCGGCCTGCTGCAGATGGTGCTGTTCTACTTCATCCCGGCGCACTGGCTGCTGCCGGCCTATGCGGCGATCCTGGGCTTCCTGACCAACTGGATCGCGCTTTCCATGGTATTCCGGCCCTTGCATCCCCTGAAGATCGGGCCGTGGAAATTCCAGGGCGTGTTCCTGACCCGCCAGGCCGAAATCGCCGACAAGTTCGCCGAACTCGCGGCCACCGAAATGCTGACCATCGGCGCCATCACCCGCGAGATCCTGGTGGGCAAGCACGCCGGCCGGACCAAGATCCTGATCAAGCGGCACCTGGCGCCGATGCTCGAATCGCCGGTGGTGCGCACCACCCTGCAGCTTGCCATGGGACCTGACGGCTATGCCGGGCTGAAGACCTCGATCGCCGAGAAGTCGCCGGCCATGGCACTGGAACCGCTGGAGGATGTGGCCTTCAACAAGGACCGGGCGAAATTCCTCGCCCGCTTCCTGGCCGCGCGGACCAGGCTGCTGTCGCCCGAGGAGTTCCAGGACCTGCTGCGGCCGGCCTTCCAGGAAGACGAATGGATCTTCTTCGTCCTGGGGGCAGTGACCGGCTTTGCCGCCGGTTCGGCCCAGTTGGCGCTGGGCTTCCAGTGA
- a CDS encoding NAD(P)H-dependent glycerol-3-phosphate dehydrogenase, which translates to MSTRASDDHSPAAFGRIAIIGAGAWGTALALAALRAGRQVVLWAREAAVLESVARDRTNPFMAGITLPPAVAVTGALEQALAGADLVLLTTPSQHLRAMAGQCEGLLAPGVPVVICAKGVEAETGLLMSEVVAAAMPGRPQAVLSGPTFAAEVARDLPTAVTVAAAGGTFDSSHLAARVAVTFATTRFRPYLADDVIGVEIGGAVKNVIAIACGIAQGRALGSNARATLITRGLAELTRLAVALGARADTLSGLAGVGDLVLTCSSEQSRNFSYGKALGEGRNPRLDEGGPVVEGAVNAASVVALAGRLGIDMPICEAVDSVLRGASLDRVMMGLMTSGLRPEPLAAEDQVRIPHPASRED; encoded by the coding sequence TTGTCCACGCGCGCGAGCGATGACCACAGCCCGGCCGCCTTCGGCCGCATCGCGATCATCGGTGCCGGTGCCTGGGGCACGGCCCTGGCCCTGGCGGCGCTGCGGGCGGGGCGCCAGGTCGTGCTGTGGGCCCGCGAGGCCGCCGTTCTGGAATCGGTGGCGCGCGACCGCACCAATCCCTTCATGGCAGGCATCACCCTGCCGCCGGCCGTTGCGGTCACGGGCGCGCTCGAACAGGCATTGGCCGGCGCCGATCTGGTGCTGCTGACCACGCCGTCGCAGCATCTGCGTGCCATGGCCGGGCAGTGCGAGGGGCTGCTGGCGCCCGGCGTGCCGGTGGTGATCTGCGCCAAGGGGGTCGAGGCCGAAACCGGCCTGCTGATGAGCGAGGTCGTCGCCGCGGCCATGCCGGGCCGGCCCCAGGCGGTGCTGTCCGGCCCGACCTTTGCCGCCGAGGTCGCGCGCGACCTGCCGACGGCGGTGACCGTCGCCGCGGCGGGCGGCACCTTCGACAGCAGCCACCTGGCCGCCCGGGTGGCCGTGACCTTCGCCACCACAAGGTTCCGGCCCTATCTCGCCGACGATGTGATCGGGGTCGAGATCGGCGGCGCCGTGAAGAACGTGATCGCCATCGCCTGCGGGATTGCTCAAGGCCGGGCCCTGGGCAGCAATGCCCGTGCCACCCTGATCACCCGCGGCCTGGCCGAGCTGACGCGCCTGGCCGTGGCGCTGGGCGCCCGGGCCGACACCTTGAGCGGCCTGGCGGGGGTGGGCGATCTGGTGCTGACCTGCTCCAGCGAGCAGTCGCGCAACTTCTCCTACGGCAAGGCCCTGGGCGAGGGGCGCAACCCCAGGCTGGACGAGGGCGGGCCGGTGGTGGAGGGGGCGGTCAATGCCGCCTCGGTCGTCGCCCTGGCCGGGCGCCTGGGCATCGACATGCCCATCTGCGAGGCGGTGGACAGCGTGCTGCGCGGGGCCTCGCTCGACCGGGTCATGATGGGCCTGATGACCTCGGGCCTGCGCCCCGAACCGCTGGCCGCCGAAGATCAGGTCCGGATCCCCCATCCGGCCAGCCGCGAGGATTGA